One part of the Oncorhynchus kisutch isolate 150728-3 linkage group LG22, Okis_V2, whole genome shotgun sequence genome encodes these proteins:
- the efcab10 gene encoding EF-hand calcium-binding domain-containing protein 10 — protein MATPREQEAADYLRKHKIIELMDNLTSMLFFYRPERPNEFLITQLEQLRVSKMRSLDCPSLFNDTNLDAVLGILDPTNQGHITFVQYKEALTTLGIEKFNACPEGVAKDKISHETFKREAKEGLQRSSATFIS, from the exons ATGGCGACACCAAGAGAGCAAGAGGCTGCAGATTATCTTAGAAAACACAAAATTATCGAACTCATGGATAATTTAACAAGCATGCTCTTCTTTTACAGACCAG AGAGACCAAACGAGTTCCTGATCACACAGCTTGAACAACTGAGAGTGTCCAAAATGCGGTCACTGGATTGCCCAAGCCTGTTCAACGACACAAACCTGGATGCCGTTTTGGGCATCTTGGACCCTACCAACCAAGGGCACATCACTTTTGTTCAGTACAAGGAGG CACTAACCACTTTGGGGATTGAGAAGTTTAATGCGTGTCCTGAAGGTGTGGCCAAGGACAAGATATCTCACGAGACCTTCAAGAGAGAGGC gaaGGAGGGCTTACAGAGAAGCTCAGCAACGTTTATATCTTAA
- the uqcc6 gene encoding ubiquinol-cytochrome-c reductase complex assembly factor 6, producing the protein MPAGVSWPRYLRMFGASVLSMFVGAEVVHQYYRPDLTIPEIPPKPGELRTELLGFKAREEAAAVAAQRQ; encoded by the exons ATGCCTGCTGGTGTGTCATGGCCTCGGTACCTGAGGATGTTTGGTGCCAGTGTACTATCTATGTTTGTCGGAGCAGAGGTTGTCCATCAGTACTACAGACCCGATCTG ACTATTCCAGAAATCCCTCCCAAACCTGGTGAATTGAGGACTGAACTGCTGGGATTTAAAGCCAGAGAAGAGGCTGCTGCCGTTGCTGCCCAAAGACAGTGA